tgaccgagaaccctaggctgctcgacgggaggatcccgcgaacgaacctaaccCTTCTCCGGCGACTTCGCGCTGCCGGAACCGATACAAGTACCCTCGTATCACATGAGCTGGTCGAGGCTGCAGCTTCTTTTATATCAATCCATTGACAATAATCATGAATTTCTAGAACAAGATTTCTTATTTGTATTGGAAATTCGGATTCAATTTCTCTTTATGAGGTACAAAGTGTCAAGTTAAAATGATGACAAACTAGCAATGCATAACAAGTGTAGAAATCAAAGCaacaataaaattataaaaaaaaaaagcaacaaAGCAATCGTTCTATCTAAAATTAGCACAGAAACGAAAAACATAAGCAATCGAGAAACATATCAATGTGTTATACAATAATCCTTATCCATCGAAGAGTAATCGTCTCACCGCATCTTGTTTTTAACTTACTAAGAAATTGACCCTTAATATTGTCGACCAATATTCCTTGATATTATTCAGTATTGTGGTATTTTGAAACCGGTCAAGGAATTGTGTTTGTTCTACTTATAACTTATTTACATAATTAGATATTTTCAATGCAAGAATCTAGATTAGAAGCTTCTATCTTGGGTTCATATAGATAAAGGAATCAACAagaatagtaataaaaataagtaaTTAAGGTATCTTTCCTACTTGAAAAATAGCCTTGAAGATGAAGAATATCTTGATATTTATTCTTGTACATGGTATATTATGGACAGTTCGAAGATGTCGAGAAATGCCTTGTGCTTAAAAAAACTATGCATTTGTACCTAACTATTTCAAATTAATAACTATGCTTGTTATTATTATGAATTGAATAGTAAGTAGTGTTTGTAGAATAAATCGATTAAACATAGTAATTCtttcaaatattttgaatttttcttgtAAATGTTTCTATTTCAGAGATTTACTGATACATAAAGATATCCCGAATTTTCAATAATAACAAAGAGCAAATTGCCAGAAAAACAATGGCGTATAATATAAGCTACATAAATCATTAAATTTGGATTTGTTTTCTATTATCACATGGTGAGAATTTCTAGTCGCATGCGTATAATATATTGTTCATATTTTGAATCAAAcgatgttgttttcttaatgaaTAGACAATATCGTTTAACTCATCAACAATGACACCAAAGTATGGTTTTTCGGCTGCCAAATCAAATAGTACAATTTCACCAAAAAAATCACCATGTAATAATTGTAAAAAGTTGCAAAATTCATGGTTTTGTAATAATTTGATaaaacttcatgatttttctGGTAATTTGTGATATAATAAAATAACTCACCTATAATTAACATTAATTGTCTCAAAATAATCTCATATCACAATTATACAATTTGAACATTATTATGAAATGTATACTATGTATTAATACATACtagtataaatttaatattagatTTCTGCTAATATTAAGATTATTATGAATATAGCATGCTGAAAGTGCATAATTTAAATAGTGAGGATTTTTTGGTTTGGCAGCAAGaatcaaagaaacaaaaacCGGTGATTTCTTCAATGACTCTTCCGATGAACACATAgtattaactaattaaattgagtatAATTAGCAATGTTTAGAAGTATCAAGGATACCTTGTTGTCTCATGTTGCATAGTGGCTATATTCCATTTGTGTAACACTGAGAAAAATGCTTTAACTAAAAAATTGGCTATAGAAATTGCTGTTTAAAAGAATCAAATACCAATTTTGAACGACGAGAATCTTTTCTAAGTTATATTTTGGGACAAAAAAATGGGAAATTTCATTGTCATGAATGCCTACAAAGTGGCTCACTTAACATGGTCCAAAATCTACTTTGGATTGTTCCGTTTGTGAAGATCCAAATCCAAAAAGTACCTTAACAACAAGTGGACCATATTAAAAGTGATGGAGAATAATTTTagaaatgactctttaaatattttattttatttttactatatttagcACTCCATATAGAGTTTACATTTAACTCATTCTATATAAAATTAACATTCTCTGCTATTATAtggtactctctctgtcccacaataaaagtcttgttttttcatttcaatccgtctcataataagagtcCTATTTTACCATGAATGGTAAGTAAGGCCCACATTgcaccaacttatttcactcacattttgttataaaactaatatatataaatgagactcatattccactaacgtattcaactcacttttttttacatttcttaaaacacgtgtcataactaaataggacttttattatgggacggagggagtatctcatatttttattttagaatgtTTATCATTAAAAGTCTcgtttcattttataatttttaataatgaatCTCATGGACATAGCAATAACGCATTTCactcatattataaaattaatatattaaagtaaaatctacattccactcacttttttcACATtatttcttttacatttcttaaagtCACGTCAGGTCAAAGCGGCACATTTAATCCAACACatagaaaatatataaaaatatgactcacATTTCACTGCCGAGTCAAAGTATGATACTTGTTCATAGACCGGAGGAGTAGTTTTAACTAATTTCATATACTCTTCTCGTCACATTCAAAGTGATATActcagtatttttttttcaaatgtcTATCTACTTAACAAAATATCTAACgttcaaaacaaaatattttgttttaaacGTGACAAAATGAGTACATTTTTTATTGTTACGTAGTATTTTAAAACTCTGTCATTTTGAATGAGGATATAAgtcatttatttaaaaattcaacCATATTCGAGTATAGATAATTAAATTCAACCATATTCATTTATGTAAAATTGTGAGTAGCGAAAGCCCAACATTTTCAAATATTCTATTCCCAAACTTTAAAGAAATCTATATGAATAATATAATAGGCCCACCAGATTATGAGATTaaaatgtagttttttttttggttatttttCTATGTCCACAATAAAtgcaatttttctatttcagttCATACCTTATATTTTAAACCTTGTTCACACTAATATCACCAAAATCCAATAATTATATTGCCTTTTTTAGGACTTAAAACCGCTAACAACAACTAACTAAATACCCTTTGTGGACACTTTTTCATTCAAAATATATCatcaaacaattttataaaaactcCTGCATTCCCTCTAGACAATTTTACGTTCAATAATAGTGGATTTTTAAAACTTCTTAGTTTTACTTTAAAAACAAAATCCAACTATTGGATACTTCAATCTACATCTTGTTAACCATAAAATCAACTTATACTTAGAAACATCTGAGCAAAGCAGCATATATAAGAAATGTAGCaatacaaaatatatcaaatagcaatacaaatacaaataagaCTATGCTTAACATCCCACAATACAAAAAAGCAATGCGTTCGCAAAATAGCATAGATCAAGTTTGGTCGGTTCACTCAGTAGCTAATAGCCTAATACAACGATATATTCACATAAAAGTATTTTCATCGAGTCAAGTACTACATGGTTCAGAAAAAAAAGCATATACATCTCCCACATAAGAACTCGGATGTTGCTTCAACTGCCTTCGGATTTCTCTAGAGCTGCCAATTAAAGAAAACCGGGTTAGTTTGAATAGTTAGCATCATTCAGAGAGTAGCACATCATTGTGCATCAACCACAATAGCAATGGCTGAATCAACCACAATAGCAATGGCATGGCGAAgttcatatatatacataacacAGTTCTTTCATAAGAGGTAGCAGACTGTTATAGTTCAGGAGCTTCTCAATCAGATCGACGTGGGTCATCAACATCTTTCTGCAGCAGTAGCGAACCAACAGCAGGGAATCAAGGGCATCTCTGCAAATATAAATCCGGGTTCAATGCAATGAGAAAAACAGAGGCCAGATGCATCACTTCCAAAGAGCACTAGAAAAAACAAACGGCACATCTTGTTTCTTTCCTcgatgattaaaactattaactCAAAACAAACATAAATTAATTTGACCTTGTGACTGCAAATATGATCCCCGTCGCATACTCGATGGTAAGTTACCAATACTATAGTCAGGTCACATCCATGATCATATTCCTACATCTAATTTATTACAATTTATCCTCCCAACTAAGTCCACCAATGCTTGAATAGGGAAGAAAACTAACTCATTTTACCGACAAGATCAGTGCATCACTTCCAACGAGCACTATAAAAAACAAACTACACATCTTGTTTCTTTACTCgtatgattaaaactatttaactcaaaacaaacataaataaattgatCTTAACACAGCAAATATGATGCCCAATGCATACTCGATGGCAAGTTACCACAGGTCACAGCCAAGATCATATTTCTACACCTAATTTATCACAATTTTATTGTCCCAACTAAGACCAACATCACTTGCAAAGTGCAGAAAACTAACTCTTTTTACCGGGTTAAATGCAATGAGAAAAACAGAGGCCTAGATGCATCACTTACAAAGAGAACTAGAAATAACAAACTACACATCTTGTTTCTTTCCTCGTATGATTAAAATATTAACTCAAAGCatacataaattaatttgaTCTTGACACTACAAATATGTCCCCCACCGCATACTCAATAGCAAGTTACTACAACTATAGTTAGGTCACAGCCAAGATCATATTTCTAAACCTAATTTCAGAATTTTCTCCTCAGACCTCCCAACTAACTCATTTTACCGACAAAGATTAGTGCATCACTTCCAAAGAgcactagaaaaaaaaaactacacaCCTTATTACTTTCCTTGTATGATTAAAACTATCAACTCAAAACAAACATATATTCTCAATCCCAACTGTAATCATATTTCTACACCTAATTTATCGCAATTTTATCCTCCAACCAGAGTCAACAACGCTTGTATAGTGCAGAAACTAGCTCGTTTTACTGACCCTTCATAAACATAAAGAAAATCAGTGCTCAATTAAAACATACTCCAACTATTTCCAACTAATTACTCAGCATACAAGAAAAATAgaggaattaaattaaattctaatAATGGCGGAGAGCAAATTATTGCTTTTTGGCCAATTCACTAAATAACCCCACTTCTCAATCCTAAGCAATTCTGcaaaatccaaaataaaagtccaacaggAAACCCTAAAAAgagcaagaaaaaaaaatactaacccTTCACTGTAGTCAGCCTGAAGCAAATCGAGGTACATGTCCCATTTATTTCCGATAACCTACGCATATGATTTTTACACAAAAATTGTGCCAAATTAGAAACAGCGGGCATGAATCAAAGCATTATAGTTTCGATGATCGAGTTAATCCAGAGATTACCTTCCCTGAAGCAACGGACTGGAATAATCATATTCGATTTTGCTAGGGAGATTTTGGCTCCCTTTGTTTAATGTCGCCGGTGACAAGCGAAGAGAAAATTGAGTGTGAATTTGTATATATAGCGAGGGAGGTTTTGTTTCTGCAATGGGCCTTTTCGAGGCTGTTTAGTTTTATAAAAGATGGGCTTTATATGGGCCCAACAAATATAATGTATTATTGATTAAAAAACGAAAAATTTGATGCTAGATGTTAAGATTGAAGTAGGAATATAAagttatttatagtaaaatgaaTAAAGAGAACATTGATAGATGGcgatcaaaaataaaatttagctTAATTGGTAAGATACTAAGTACTAACTTTCCTTTCCTACCACTAACGAAACACTCTTTTAATATGCAAAACTTCTAATTGGTGTTAGGAGTATGCTAACTCaccttaaattactaactacaactaaatggtAGGTATTAGATCTTCAAATCAAAGACAAAtcatttaatttggagtatcaATCTAGtgagaaaaaaatatcaatttggACTTTTTAtgtcaattaataaaaataattataactaacttttaaaaaatatctcaaaactttacaTACATATagctatctcaatttaaattattttttcacaccacatatatcaaattaaagataatttataaagattccaacgagatcctacatgcatatgttTGAagtcaaaattttttaaaaaaatcttgaattttcacattttttaagAAGCATTTATATCAATACAGCTTACATAATGTCCTACAATGTCAATataaaattgtgttgacattttcatgCCTTCATGTTGATAtatttaatacattatattGACATTGAGTTCCTAAACCTCAAATTTGATAACtgttattattttcttaatattaaaaataaaaaatgaaattacacatggcAAATTATAGACCACTAGATCTCTAAAATTctatgatcttaaattagttgtagttagcaattaagtaatgaattagcaattgatcacatcccATTGGTATTAAGTTATCCCATTAAATTATCCGATTGGTGTTAAATGTAAAATAATCAAAACTAATTAATTGGccacaaatttaaataatttatacataGTCAAATTTAGATTTACAAATAACTTGACTCCAAATTTTCGATCAAATTCCTGTCAATTcctctttttttataattagaGAAAAGAAATCTACTAATTTTGAGTCGCATCTAGTTTATTTTGGGAACCAAAACATATTTACTATAGTCCAGTTATACAATTACATCAATTATAAACTTAACATATGTCGCCCTCACATATTAatacaccaaattaaattattactccattaaGCATGAGATGGAAATGAGTGAACTGTGTAAAGTACTATTCAGGCATGAGGAAACTTCTAATATAATCTGTACTTTTCTACAAAACCAAACACCAATTCATCCAACAAAAAATTGGTACTCATATTTTCTTTAACACAACTAAAGAAGGTTTGGCTCAACTCTGGTGTAATCTCAACTGTGTGATGAGTTAGTTGATGATCTGCAGAGCTTCCAAATATGAACAATAGTGAGAGAGTTCGAGATCTCCACCCAGCAAAAAATCTTCGCCAAATCACATCGATCAATTCACGCCAACATCCACCCCTTTCCCCTTCAGGAATTCCTTGGCTTCAACAACATCCTACAATAATTAAGCATATCATCAAAATCAGTCTATCATCTAGAAAATATGGATTGCCAGTCATCTAAATGAGTAACAATGCTAAGATAAACCTGTTGCAATAGGATAGCCTCGTGTGGGCAAGTTCGAAATTGCATTAGACCAGCCCCGACCATCAAGAGACCGTAACATCCGAGTGATACAATGAAGTAGAGTGGCAGCTGAAATCATAGAAAGAACCATAAACGAGGTGGAAGGGATATGCACATGAGTAGAGAAGTAGATAGAGTATGTACGAAGCTCACCAACCAAGTATAGCTCTTTGGAAGGACTGACATTTGTAACAAACTAATCCAGACAGCTGACAGAGCTACCAGCAACGCCATAATCTTTACAATGTGCTTCATCGGACCTTTTCACTTCTATCTCGAGGCTGGTGTACGTGTTATTAGCTGGACATATAGAATAAATTATTTAGTTGCTGAAGGGCAGAAATGCAATCATTCATTTCGGGAAATACAGACAGAAAATCAGCTAAATGAATACACGTGAGGTGTAAATTCAAGGGAAGTCGTGTAGACCACAAACCTAATACTCAACTAAACTGGCTGCTGCCATCAGAAGGGATAGGTAGAAAGTTTATATCACTTTCCTATCCGAACAAAAATGAAGGAAGGAACTCAAAGCCCTTGCGCAATGTCCCAAACATCATATGGCAGATCAGATTCATTTGAAGAAGCAATATCAAGAAAGCAAGTGAATATGTTAAGTGTGCAAACAAAATGTTCTAATGATTACAGTTGGCATAGATCAAGATTTTGAATGCGATCAATTGACTCACACAAGAAGCAAGAAAATAGTTTTAAATTCTTGTTCTGCCTACCATTTTATTAATGCCAAATTATTAGGAGGGTGTGTAGTAGAAAATTTATGATTATGCACGCAATTTTTATCGACCACTACAAGCTAATTAGATGAACAAATCAATTGTTTGTTATACTACCATCAGATGGATATCTATATGATTCTTTCACTGTCCCGTCTGAACAAACATGAACAGGCGGAGGAACTCAAAGCCCTTGCGCAATGTCCCAAACATCATATGGCAGAAGATAGGCTTCATCTGAAGAAGCATCATCAAGCAAgcaaattcattttttgatcGTACCAATCAAAATGTTCAACTGATTGCTGCTATtataaatcaaagaaaatagtATAATATTCGTGTAGCACCTTATATACAGTAGTATATTATTAAACCCAGATAACTAGAACATACTCCATATTTAATTCTTTCGATTTCTTGTAGAAAACAATACGAGGAAACATATAATTTATCAACAACTGCACCTAGCAAGATTCAGTTGTTCGATTTACTGCCATCAGAAGGGATATATGTACGTGATTCTTTCACCGTCCCATCTGAACAAACTTGAACAAAGGAACTCAAAGCCCTTGCGCAATGTCCCAAACATCATATGGCAGCAGATGAGCTTCATTCTAAACAAGCATCATCAAGCAAGCAAATGCATATTTCAGAATGTGGCAATCGATCTGTTTTACTGATTGCAGTTGATATAGATCATGATTCTATATACGACCAATAGACAAATTCCTGTAGCATCTAAAAAAATTCATCAAAGCAATACTAGTCAAACTTCTATTCAATTTTTACGATGGCCTGTAGAAAACAATTCGAGAAAATATGTAATTTATCGACAACTACAATCTACCAAAATTCAGCGGTTTCTTTACTGCCATCAGAAGGGATAGATGTATATGATTCTTTCACTGTCCCGTCTGAACAAACTTGAACAAAGGAACTCAAAGCCCTTGCGCAATGTCCCAAACATCATATGGCAGAACATCTTAATAAACAAGCATTTCTCAACTCTCAAGCATGTAGTATAACCCTATTAGTAAGCATTCAAATAAAAATACGGTACAATTTACATATAATCTAAATCAAGATTAAGACCAAGAGCTGCATACAATCAAACACACCGAAATCCTAAACTACTTCCAGCATTTTTTGAGAGAGGGTTCATTAATGATTTTATCCGAAGACCATAAAAAAATCAACTGTGATCTGCCAAAAATCATGCACTATCTCAATAACAATGCAATTTCTGTACTTATTTTATCAACAGAGTTTATAAATCACTCTGCGTACGGTAAATTCATGAAAATATTCCCAAAATGAAATACTGTTAGATGAACGGATACAGAACATCAACAATTTCcccaaaattaaaattgtagcAGAAGGAAGATCACCCGAAAAAATGATCCAGCGTTTTCAATGTACATGAAAAAAAGAGATCGAATACCTAACAGCAGGCGATCGAGGTCCAAAGCAGCTAACTTTCTCAACGGGGA
This sequence is a window from Salvia splendens isolate huo1 chromosome 5, SspV2, whole genome shotgun sequence. Protein-coding genes within it:
- the LOC121805711 gene encoding dolichol-phosphate mannose synthase subunit 3-like, with amino-acid sequence MKHIVKIMALLVALSAVWISLLQMSVLPKSYTWLLPLYFIVSLGCYGLLMVGAGLMQFRTCPHEAILLQQDVVEAKEFLKGKGVDVGVN